The genomic interval GGATAAAATGTTGTAAGTTTTTAATAAGAAATTTCTTCGATTTTTTAGTTAGGTGTTTTTTTATATGGCAATATGTGATAAAATTGTAATATTGAAATAAAGGAGAGTGTTGTATATGCCGGGGGCAAATTCCACAATGTTAAAATTAATCACTTTAGATGAACCCAACTCAATACATGCTGAAATGTATCGTTCAATTAGAACTAATCTAGAATATACATCAATTGATAAAATAATTAAAGTATATAATATAACATCTACTGTAGCAAACGAAGCCAAAACAACAACTGCATGTAATATGGCAATTATGTCAGCAAATAAAAATAAACGTGTGTTATTAATAGATCTTGACTTACGTAACCCATCAATCCACAGAGCATTTACTATTAAAAATCAATCAGGTATAACTGATATGTTAATCGATTTTATGAAAAATGGAGAAAATATTGATATCAATCAATATACACAATTAATTAAACATAATAATATCATCAATCAATTATATGTTATACCAGTAGGAACTGAGGTTATAAATCCAACAGAAATACTTAGTTCAAAAAAAATAAAAGAATTGATTAATTTTCTGAAAAAAGATTTTGATGAAGTTATAATCGATTCTTCTCCAAGTGGAATCATTACAGATGGTGTAATTACCTCTACAATCGCAGATGGAACTGTTTTTGTGGTTGAAAATGGAAAAACAAAAATTGATATCGCTAAAAAAACGATTGATCAACTAAAAAATGTTGGAGTTAATATCCTTGGAGTGGTTCTTACTAAAGTTAAATACAGTCAAAAAAGATATGGGTATTATGAATATGGTTATGGAAAAAACAAAGATACAAATGATAATCGAATTAAAATAGATATTGAATAATTATTAGGAGGTTGCAAAATGGATGAGCATCAAAGTGAGACAACCATTAATTTACAAGACTTATTTTCATTGTTATGGAAAAATGTTTTATTGATAGCAGCTATAACGATTGCATTAACCGTTGTAGTAGGATTATATACAAATTATGGTGTTACAAAAAAATATTCAAGTGATACAACTTTACGTGTCACCGCAGTACAAAATGGAGAATCAGTTAATTTAGGTGATTTGCAAACTTCACAGAAATTAGTAAAAACCTATTCTGTCATTGCAACAAGTAGAAAAGTACTAACACAAGTCATCGGAGATTTAGATTTAGATTTAACCTATGGTCAATTAAAAGATAATATAGAAGTGACCTCTGTTCAAGATACAGATATCATTTCAATTAAAGTGACCTTATCAGATCCAGATTTAGCATCAACAGTAGCAAACAAAGTAGCCAGTGTTTTTATGAATGAAGTTAGAAATCAAGTTAAAATAAATACCTTAAGTTTACTTGATGAAGCAATTCCCAATGAAAGCCCTGTTAGTCCTAATCTTAAATTAAACATCGTCATTGGATTTGTACTTGGTTTAATGATATCTGTTGGTTTAGTTATATTAAAAGAGTTCTTAGATAGAACGATTAAAAATGAAAATGATGTAGAAAAATACTTGAATGCACCAGTTTTAGGAATAGTTCCTGAATTAGATAAACAATATATTAAATAAAAAAGAAGCATTTATTAACAAACATTAATAAATGCTTCTTTTTAATCTATATCCTCATTCATTTTATTTTGAAAAAGTCTTATCCCAGTCTTGCATGAATTTTTCAATTCCTTTGTCTGTTAAAGGATGTTTAGTCATTTGTTCAATAATTTTATATGGAACAGTTGCAATATGGGCACCTAATTTCGCAGCTTCTACAACATGCATGGTATGACGTATACTTGCAGCAATAATTTCAGTATCAATATTATGGATATCAAATATCGTAACGATATCATGAATTAATTGATATCCATCCATAGAAATATCATCTAATCGTCCAATAAATGGTGATACATAAGTAGCACCAGCAAGACTAGCAAGCAATGCTTGAGAAGCTGAAAAAATTAAAGTAACATTCGTTTTAATCTTATCTTTAGATAAAACACTAACTGCTTTTAACCCTTCTTTTGTCATAGGTATTTTAATCACAATATTTTTATGAAGTTTGGCAAATTCTCTACCTTCTTTAACCATCCCCTCACTATCTAAACTCAATACTTCACAACTAATTGGACCATCTACAATCTCACAAATTTCATTAATAACTTCTTTTAAATCTCTACCCTCTTTAGCGATTAATGACGGATTAGTTGTAACACCTTTTACAACACCTAATTCACTTGCTTTCTTAATTTCTTCTACATTAGCTGTGTCAATGAAAATTTTCAAAGTATTTCACTCCTTTATCTCTTTTTTTTTATTATATCACAAAATAAATTCTAATAACACGATTTACACACTTTCACAAATAAAATAAAAAAAGTGTTATCTGAACACTTTTAGTATTCATTTATTAACACTTTTTAATTAAAAAAATAGTAAAATATTTACTACAAGAAAAATATTTTACTTAAGATTACTAAAAATATATTCTTGAAAACATTGATATCTTTTCTTAAATTGTTTTAAAATATTTTTAGGTAACTCTCCAATTTTATTTCCTAAAGATGTTTTATTTTCAGTATAGATATTCGTAGTTTTTATAATTGACTTAGATTGCAAACCAATTTTAGAAGCAATGTCATCACGTATAACTACATCAAATTTTTCTTGAACTGAAGTTGAACTAATAACAACATAATTAATACTCTCATAATGAACAAAATCTTCATTGACACTTACAATTAAAACAGGTCTTGCTTTATATTTAGTATTGTCATTTGTCAATGGTACTAAAAAGGTCCATATTTCCCCAACTTTAACATCCTGCATTAAATTCACCCCAAATTTTCGTTTAATTTTGTTGTCTAGTCTATTGTACTATATAATTATGTATTATTTTGGCGAAAAACTATACATATTCATATATTTTTTTTGTTTAAATACCTATTATATCATATTAGAAATAACAAGGAAGGTTAATATATTTTAAGTAATTCAATAAATAATGGTAATAATTCTTTTTTTCATTATACCCTAATTTATCTAAAAATTCAAAATATAATTGAGAAAAAACGACTAAAACCATAATGTTTTAGCCGTTTATATTGTGATAAAGTTTCCTACATTTTTGATGCTACATATTCATTAAATAATTCTTTAATAACATCGTCGTCTAAGTATGGTAAAACTTCTTCTTCTTTAATATCTTCCACTTCACCAGCAATAATCTTTTGATATAAGTCTTTAATGATTTCATCCTCTAAAAATGGGAGTAAACTTGACATATCAAATGTTATTTCTTTATTAATATATCGATTGTATAATTCATTTATACTCTCTTCTTCTAAAAAAGGAATAACTTCATTTAAAGAAACATCATTTTCTTTTCCCTCAAGAATTAAATTAACTAACTTCTCTAAACTTTCATCATCTAAATATGGTAACATTTTTTTTACTTTCATTTTTTCCCTCCAAAAATTTTTTTTCATTAAATGATAATACAAAATACAAATTTCTCTTAAATTGATCCTTGAAAGCACTAATAATACGCATTCTTTCATCCAAAGTTAAATAGGGTAATATAGATACTAAA from Mycoplasmatota bacterium carries:
- a CDS encoding CpsD/CapB family tyrosine-protein kinase; the protein is MLKLITLDEPNSIHAEMYRSIRTNLEYTSIDKIIKVYNITSTVANEAKTTTACNMAIMSANKNKRVLLIDLDLRNPSIHRAFTIKNQSGITDMLIDFMKNGENIDINQYTQLIKHNNIINQLYVIPVGTEVINPTEILSSKKIKELINFLKKDFDEVIIDSSPSGIITDGVITSTIADGTVFVVENGKTKIDIAKKTIDQLKNVGVNILGVVLTKVKYSQKRYGYYEYGYGKNKDTNDNRIKIDIE
- the fsa gene encoding fructose-6-phosphate aldolase produces the protein MKIFIDTANVEEIKKASELGVVKGVTTNPSLIAKEGRDLKEVINEICEIVDGPISCEVLSLDSEGMVKEGREFAKLHKNIVIKIPMTKEGLKAVSVLSKDKIKTNVTLIFSASQALLASLAGATYVSPFIGRLDDISMDGYQLIHDIVTIFDIHNIDTEIIAASIRHTMHVVEAAKLGAHIATVPYKIIEQMTKHPLTDKGIEKFMQDWDKTFSK
- a CDS encoding type II toxin-antitoxin system PemK/MazF family toxin; its protein translation is MQDVKVGEIWTFLVPLTNDNTKYKARPVLIVSVNEDFVHYESINYVVISSTSVQEKFDVVIRDDIASKIGLQSKSIIKTTNIYTENKTSLGNKIGELPKNILKQFKKRYQCFQEYIFSNLK